The segment TACGCGGCGGCTATGGTGGCCGGACAACAATGCGGCCGCCAAGCCGGTGGTCGGACTTGCGCCGGCAACATCTGCTGCAGCCAGTACGGCTACTGCGGCACCACGGCGGACTACTGTTCACCGGACAACAACTGTCAAAGCAATTGTTGGGGAGGCGGGCCAAGCGGCTCCGGAGAGAGCGCGTCTAACGTACGCGCCACCTACCATTACTACAATCCGGCGCAGAATAACTGGGATTTGAATGCCGTGAGTGCCTACTGCTCCACATGGGATGCTAATAAACCATACTCGTGGCGGAGTAAGTATGGCTGGACCGCCTTCTGTGGACCGGTTGGTCCTCGTGGTCAAGCTTCTTGCGGCAAGTGCTTAAGGGTAAGTACTTATGATTCTTTTACAAGTTATACATGCCTTGTTTCAATTCTGTTTGCTTTTGTTCAGAACCAagaccaatattttttttagttttacacaCTCCAAATGGTTTTTGCTTCTTAAATCTTAAGAGAACttttattttcactttaaaTGACATTTTGGTTAGTCTTATTATATAAGTTAAATACTCTAGAATAGTACTAAACACACACTTCTGTTCCACAAATAATACATAAGGAGAAAATTCTCAAAATAAcattaattcaaaaattaaaaataaatttttattttatatgtaacttAAGTTTTAGGGCTTAGAGTTATTTAATCATTTAATTAGGGttatttagagatttttatgtgctattttgtcaaaaaaatttgTGATATCTAAGTTATTTGCCcgagttccaaaaaaaaatcaaagttatTTGCCCCATATATAACACGTTATTTTGACTTTTACTGATGTCAATTGTGGTGTGTTAGTGAATTTGAAGGAATCATATATTagcataattttgtttttgtaacaaatCATATATAAGCAGATTTCTGAAAACCGCGGTGTGATTAACTGCTGATTCTTAATGGGTGCAGGTGAGGAACACAAGGACTAATGCAGCTGTAACTGTGAGAATAGTCGACCAATGCAGCAATGGAGGATTGGATTTGGACGTTGCAATGTTCAATCAAATAGATACCGATCGCGATGGCTATCAAAAAGGCCATCTCATTGTTGACTACCAGTTTGTTGACTGTGGCAATGAACTCATTGATCAGCCTGCTGATTTCAAAAACATCCTTGTTTCAGCCACTGATGGCGTTTGATATCATGTAATTAATGATGTTCGAGATCAAGATCtatcaaaacataatataataaaagacCTCTATGTCGAGTGATATGTTTGTGTTGTTCTTGGCAGTTCTtaaaattatcaataaagagATGCTCTTGTATTTTCGAATATTACTATAGATACTAATATCACTAGTGCATGTCCAACAACAATGCATAGCTAAGGAAGCCAATAGAAGATATCGCACAGCTAGATCATAGATGTTTAGAAAGTAATTggtcatgatttttttttttttttgaaagtatGGTCATGAACCAGGACTAACTTCGACGGTTATATAAACGGTGGTCTTAGCAAAGACGTGCACGTTTTTACTTATATTGAATAATGTTCACATGGTCAGTCCTCTCTTCCCGTGCATCTATGATCTTGTTACGTAATTATTAGTTACAAGAAAAACAAATTGTCTTTTACATTTTGTCTTCATCGATAGTGTATACATACTATTGTATAAGGATATCTGATTTAAGTACTCCTCATACTAGAACATGGTATTCAGCCAATATATAATAGGACTGACACCATGTTGTGTTaaataaatcttataatatcaccatattttcataaatgtaTAAACAATTAAATACTCAAATCAACGCcagagaaaaatataatttatagttatacatatgatgaaaataattattttccttttttcttcatTACTTATAGTTGAAGAAAGTTCAACCGCCATGGAATCTGTAACAAGCGATTAGAAAAGTCTTCCAACAATAGGAAGTACATTGAATTTTCAAATCAACGCCAAAGAAAAGTATACACAACGGCGGTCCACATATTTTATTAGGCGAAGTTAGTCATATTATAGTATCctacttttttataaatagagtTTGATCAAACACTTTATTCTATCCACCACatctttaaactaaaaaaaacaacatagaGAAAACATGTCAAGACTTAGCATATGCTTGTTTGTGTTGCTATGTGCGTTTGCTGCGAAAGCAGCCGCTCAATCCGCTACCAACGTAAGAGCAACTTACCATTTCTACAATCCTGCACAAAATGGGTGGGATCTTTACCGAGTAAGTGCGTATTGCTCGACGTGGGATGGGAACCAACCACTTGAGTGGCGTCAGAGGTACGGCTGGACAGCTTTCTGTGGTCCGGCTGGACCGACTGGTCGTGATTCTTGCGGTAGATGCTTAAGGGTAAGTCAATTTATCTATTTCAAAGAATGTTGAAAAAATCATTAGGCGGTAATTATGCACTTATCTAGAATTAGTGCATAAATGGATACATCATTTTTATCGGCCGAAAACCCATTTCCCTTATGATCGATTTGTCATCTTTATGTGTTTAGGACACTATTTTGAAAAACGCCCTATTCATAATGTGGTGGATGGTGCATATATATACCATATTTTATTTAGTGTCTTGAAAGTAACATAATAACGCAAACGCAGGTGACGAATACTGGGACTCAAGCGCAAGCGACGGTGAGAATCGTTGATCAGTGCAGTAACGGGGGTTTAGACTTAGACGATGCCGTTTTCAAACAGATTGATACTGACGGACAGGGATACGCTCGTGGCCACTTGATTGTCAACTACGAGTTCGTCAATTGTTGAAGATCATCGACTTTAAGTTCATCTAATGATCTTTGATCATATCATCTCCGTATTATTATCTTTAACTAATAAtgttaaacaaagaaaataaatatctcGATCTTTCataataaagataaaataaataaaataaaataacatgatTGAagagtatgtttttttttttgaactgaattGAAGAGTATGTTCTGTTCGTTACACTTTATTTTTTGACAATAATAGCTATAATGAACTAAATTACATCGAAGCTAAATGGTAAAACATAATCAACatataacaaaaatagaatttcaagcagaaaaaaaaaattcaagcaAATCGGGAAAAGTTGTATGCTAT is part of the Raphanus sativus cultivar WK10039 chromosome 5, ASM80110v3, whole genome shotgun sequence genome and harbors:
- the LOC108861294 gene encoding pathogenesis-related protein PR-4, which gives rise to MSRLSICLFVLLCAFAAKAAAQSATNVRATYHFYNPAQNGWDLYRVSAYCSTWDGNQPLEWRQRYGWTAFCGPAGPTGRDSCGRCLRVTNTGTQAQATVRIVDQCSNGGLDLDDAVFKQIDTDGQGYARGHLIVNYEFVNC
- the LOC108861293 gene encoding hevein-like preproprotein; amino-acid sequence: MKIKLSITLILLSYAAAMVAGQQCGRQAGGRTCAGNICCSQYGYCGTTADYCSPDNNCQSNCWGGGPSGSGESASNVRATYHYYNPAQNNWDLNAVSAYCSTWDANKPYSWRSKYGWTAFCGPVGPRGQASCGKCLRVRNTRTNAAVTVRIVDQCSNGGLDLDVAMFNQIDTDRDGYQKGHLIVDYQFVDCGNELIDQPADFKNILVSATDGV